The Erythrobacter aurantius genome includes a window with the following:
- the prfA gene encoding peptide chain release factor 1 encodes MQIPATRLDQIAHRFAELEARMASGTLEGDAFVKASRDYAELEPVAKAAAEVKAMREEIAGLEEMLADPEMKAMAEEELAELREALPERERALAIALLPRDSADSKPAMLEIRAGTGGDEAALFAGDLYRMYERFAAEQGWRVEPVSISASEVGGFKEIVANVTGTGVFAKLKFESGVHRVQRVPVTESGGRIHTSAATVAVLPEPDEVDVQIEDKDLAIDVYRASGAGGQHVNTTDSAVRITHLPTGLVVTCQDGRSQHKNREKAMQVLRSRLYEKMRDEAQGAEAEARKAMVGSGDRSERIRTYNFPQGRVTDHRIGLTLHKLEEVLAGPGLAEVVDALIAEDEGKRLAALSQ; translated from the coding sequence ATGCAAATCCCCGCCACGCGCCTTGATCAGATCGCCCATCGCTTCGCCGAGCTCGAAGCTCGGATGGCGTCCGGCACGCTCGAGGGCGATGCCTTCGTCAAGGCCAGCCGCGACTATGCCGAGCTGGAGCCGGTGGCAAAGGCCGCTGCCGAGGTGAAGGCCATGCGCGAGGAAATCGCCGGGCTCGAAGAAATGCTCGCCGACCCGGAAATGAAGGCGATGGCGGAAGAAGAGCTGGCGGAACTGCGCGAGGCTCTGCCTGAACGGGAGCGCGCGCTCGCCATTGCGCTGCTGCCGCGCGACAGTGCCGACAGCAAACCCGCCATGCTCGAAATCCGCGCCGGAACCGGCGGCGATGAAGCGGCGCTGTTCGCGGGCGATCTTTATCGCATGTACGAACGCTTCGCCGCCGAACAGGGCTGGCGGGTCGAGCCGGTGAGCATCAGCGCAAGCGAAGTCGGCGGGTTCAAGGAAATCGTCGCCAACGTCACCGGCACGGGCGTTTTCGCAAAGTTGAAGTTCGAAAGCGGCGTCCACCGCGTGCAGCGCGTCCCTGTCACCGAAAGCGGCGGGCGCATTCACACCTCCGCCGCAACTGTTGCAGTTCTGCCCGAACCCGACGAGGTTGACGTGCAGATCGAGGACAAGGATCTGGCGATCGACGTCTATCGCGCCAGCGGTGCAGGTGGGCAGCACGTCAACACCACCGACAGCGCTGTTCGCATCACGCATTTGCCGACCGGTTTGGTGGTGACGTGTCAGGACGGCCGCAGCCAGCACAAGAACCGCGAAAAGGCGATGCAGGTCCTGCGTTCGCGCCTGTACGAAAAGATGCGCGACGAGGCGCAAGGGGCTGAGGCGGAGGCACGCAAGGCCATGGTCGGCAGCGGCGACCGCTCCGAACGCATCCGCACTTACAACTTCCCTCAAGGCCGCGTGACCGATCACCGCATCGGGCTGACGCTGCATAAGCTCGAGGAAGTGCTTGCCGGGCCGGGCCTTGCCGAGGTGGTCGACGCGCTGATCGCCGAGGATGAGGGCAAGCGGCTGGCGGCCTTGAGTCAGTAA